The Fusarium oxysporum Fo47 chromosome II, complete sequence genome includes a region encoding these proteins:
- a CDS encoding arginine biosynthesis protein ArgJ, with translation MMKKFARAYSSASATLGSNPVPPSKIQYIPTSGKYPKGFIASGVLAGVKPGNTSKPDIALVTSDRPCAAAGVFTKNKFQAAPVTYSRKLLQQKKNAGLRSVVVNSGNANAVTGTGGLEDATSMARTTDQRVGDEDSTIVMSTGVIGQRLPIQKILDKIPTAVSKAGGSHENWLECAKAICTTDTFPKLMSRSFELPSSPGVEYRIAGMTKGAGMIAPNMATLLTILATDAPISPDVMPNVLRHAVDRSFNSITIDGDTSTNDTVALLANGAAGGKEVTSEQSPDYQAFQKLLTEFSVDLAKYVVRDGEGATKFVTIRVVDSASEEAAREIGRSIAKSPLVKTALYGKDANWGRVLCATGYALISPPGQPVNDVPEITPERTNVSFVPTDGSAELKLLVDGEPEQVDEKRASEILAMEDLEIVVKLGTGDKSAVHYTCDFSHDYVTINGDYRT, from the exons atgatgaagaaattCGCTCGCGCCTACTCTTCGGCGTCAGCCACCCTTGGCTCAAACCCTGTTCCTCCTTCAAAGATTCAATACATTCCTACTTCAGGAAAATACCCCAAAGGCTTTATCGCTTCAGGTGTTTTGGCTGGTGTCAAACCTGGCAATACCAGCAAGCCCGACATCGCCCTCGTCACTTCTGATCGTCCCTGCGCCGCTGCTGGTGTCTTCACAAAGAATAAGTTCCAGGCTGCTCCTGTGACCTATAGCAGGAAACTTTtgcagcagaagaagaacgcgGGCCTGCGAAGTGTGGTTGTCAATTCTGGTAATGCGAATGCTGTCACCGGCACCGGAGGTCTTGAAGATGCTACCAGTATGGCCCGCACGACAGATCAgagagttggtgatgaggacTCTACTATTGTTATGAGCACTGGAGTAATTGGTCAGAG GCTGCCAATTCAGAAGattctcgacaagatccCCACAGCTGTTAGCAAGGCTGGTGGTTCTCATGAGAACTGGCTTGAATGTGCAAAAGCTATCTGTACCACAGATACTTTCCCTAAGCTCATGTCTCGATCCTTtgagcttccttcttctccaggcGTTGAGTACCGCATTGCTGGTATGACAAAGGGTGCAGGCATGATTGCCCCCAACATGGCGACTCTTCTTACCATCCTGGCTACCGATGCTCCTATCTCCCCTGATGTCATGCCCAATGTTCTTCGACATGCGGTGGACCGGTCATtcaactccatcaccatTGATGGTGACACTTCTACCAATGATActgttgctcttcttgctaACGGTGCCGCTGGCGGAAAGGAGGTCACTTCTGAGCAGTCTCCAGACTACCAAGCCTTCCAGAAGCTCCTCACCGAGTTCTCTGTTGACTTGGCCAAGTATGTCGTCCGAGACGGTGAGGGTGCTACCAAATTTGTTACCATCCGTGTCGTCGACAGTGCTTCTGAGGAGGCAGCCCGTGAGATTGGTCGATCCATCGCCAAATCCCCCCTCGTTAAGACTGCTCTGTACGGAAAAGATGCCAACTGGGGCCGTGTCCTTTGCGCCACCGGATATGCTCTCATTTCTCCTCCTGGCCAACCTGTGAATGACGTTCCTGAGATTACTCCCGAGCGCACCAATGTCTCCTTCGTCCCTACCGATGGCTCAgctgagctgaagctgctcGTGGACGGTGAGCCCGAGCAGGTCGACGAGAAGCGAGCATCGGAGATTCTCGCCatggaagatcttgagatcGTTGTCAAGTTAGGTACAGGCGACAAGTCTGCTGTGCACTATACCTGCGACTTCAGCCATGACTATGTCACTATCAATGGTGACTACCGAACTTGA
- a CDS encoding Imidazoleglycerol-phosphate dehydratase-domain-containing protein, which yields MASSQPTRWAALARDTNETKIQLALNLDGGDFPPDTDSRLLNDGDSHASQASKSQKIAVNTGIGFLDHMLHALAKHAGWSLALNCKGDLHIDDHHTAEDVCIALGYAFAQALGTPAGLARFGYAYAPLDEALSRAVIDLSNRPYSVVDLGLKREWLGQLSTEMVPHCLQSFAQGARVTLHVHCLHGDNDHHRAESAFKALAVAIKAATTRIPGKEGEVPSTKGTLSA from the exons ATGGCATCTTCTCAACCTACTCGATGGGCTGCTCTCGCCCGCGATACGAACGAGACCAAGATTCAGCTTGCTCTTAACCTTGACGGCGGCGATTTCCCTCCGGACACTGACTCCCGTCTTCTCAACGATGGAGATAGCCATGCTTCTCAGGCTAGCAAGTCGCAGAAGATCGCTGTCAACACAGGAATTGGTTTCCTTGACCATATGCTTCATGCTCTAGCTAAGCATGCTGGATGGAGTCTTGCTCTGAACTGCAAGGGTGATCTTCACA TTGATGACCACCACACCGCCGAAGATGTCTGCATCGCCCTTGGTTATGCCTTCGCCCAGGCTCTCGGCACTCCTGCTGGTCTCGCCCGTTTCGGCTACGCCTATGCTCCCCTTGACGAGGCCCTGTCTCGCGCGGTCATCGATCTTTCCAACCGTCCCTACAGCGTTGTTGACCTCGGTCTGAAGCGAGAGTGGCTTGGCCAGCTCAGCACCGAGATGGTACCTCATTGTCTCCAGAGCTTTGCCCAGGGTGCTCGTGTTACGCTGCATGTTCACTGTCTTCACGGTGACAACGACCACCATCGAGCCGAGAGTGCTTTCAAGGCTCTTGCTGTTGCTATCAAGGCTGCTACCACAAGGATACCTGGTAAAGAGGGTGAGGTGCCTAGCACCAAGGGTACTCTGAGTGCGTAA